One Chloroflexota bacterium genomic region harbors:
- a CDS encoding DUF971 domain-containing protein — MISDIVNPIAVELDETARLMRIRWDDGHLGVWGWTELRRACPCALCAGEGNLPGVVSLETVFPPAAVTVERVKWIGRYALAPIWADGHDTGLFTYTKLRSMCACGEHATP; from the coding sequence GTGATCAGCGACATCGTCAACCCCATCGCGGTCGAGCTGGACGAGACGGCGCGCCTGATGCGGATCCGGTGGGACGACGGCCACCTGGGCGTCTGGGGCTGGACCGAGCTGCGCCGCGCCTGCCCGTGCGCGCTGTGCGCGGGCGAGGGCAACCTGCCCGGTGTGGTGTCGCTCGAGACGGTGTTCCCCCCGGCGGCGGTGACCGTAGAACGCGTGAAATGGATTGGCCGATACGCCCTGGCCCCCATCTGGGCGGACGGCCACGACACAGGCCTGTTCACCTACACCAAGCTCCGATCCATGTGCGCCTGCGGCGAGCACGCCACTCCATGA
- a CDS encoding carbon-nitrogen hydrolase family protein: protein MTIRVAACQIDPQLGEVDRNLEHIERVVAEAATAGARLVVLPEAAVTGYVFENLDEALTVAQRAGAVAEQRLADAAVGAGVALIVGTLEAEAREVFNTALIFTGDGRRFRYRKMHLPYLGVDRFATPGPDAPEVYDLAGMRVGVLICYDLRFPEAARICALEGADLVALPTNWPVGVQFHPGIFAPARAAENHVYLLACDRVGEERGTTFIGRSILLDCNGKELAVASDTEEAILFGEVDPDLARQTHHRRIPGEHEWDTINDRRPGLYGRLLLPARDRLHPPSADLYSGDTD from the coding sequence ATGACGATTCGGGTGGCGGCTTGTCAGATCGACCCCCAGCTGGGCGAGGTCGACCGCAACCTCGAGCACATCGAGCGTGTCGTGGCCGAAGCCGCGACCGCCGGCGCCAGGCTCGTCGTCCTGCCCGAGGCCGCGGTCACGGGGTACGTGTTCGAGAACCTCGACGAAGCCCTGACCGTGGCCCAGCGGGCGGGCGCGGTGGCCGAGCAGCGGCTCGCGGACGCCGCGGTGGGGGCCGGCGTGGCGCTCATCGTGGGCACCCTGGAGGCCGAGGCGCGCGAGGTCTTCAACACCGCGCTCATCTTCACCGGTGATGGTCGGCGCTTCCGGTACCGGAAGATGCATCTCCCCTACCTCGGGGTCGACCGCTTCGCCACCCCGGGACCGGATGCGCCCGAGGTCTACGACCTGGCCGGGATGCGGGTCGGGGTCCTGATCTGCTACGACCTCCGCTTCCCGGAGGCGGCCCGGATCTGCGCCCTGGAGGGTGCCGACCTGGTTGCGCTGCCCACCAACTGGCCGGTCGGGGTCCAGTTCCACCCCGGAATCTTCGCCCCGGCCCGCGCGGCAGAGAATCACGTCTACCTGCTCGCCTGCGACCGGGTGGGCGAGGAGCGCGGCACCACGTTCATCGGGCGTTCCATCCTGCTCGACTGCAACGGGAAGGAGCTGGCGGTGGCCAGCGATACCGAGGAAGCGATCCTGTTCGGCGAGGTCGACCCCGACCTGGCGCGCCAGACCCATCACCGCCGCATCCCGGGCGAGCACGAATGGGACACCATCAACGACCGGCGCCCCGGCCTGTACGGGCGCCTCCTCCTGCCGGCGCGCGACCGCCTCCACCCGCCGAGCGCGGACCTGTACTCCGGGGACACCGACTAG
- a CDS encoding patatin-like phospholipase family protein yields the protein MSRSARPLPMALASGFSLALGGGGARGFAHLGVAEALAERGLVPGRIVGTSMGSVIGAGLAAGLTTERIVELASRFDPWRMARRPARLGIFDHRPLMEQVVAEVGHPRIEDLPIPFGAATFDLVSGRHELITSGLVSEALIRSCAISVVFAPVADGDAIWADAGVWEVVPISLARGLSSEPVVGVQVIAPKPGWFASSPIAWSLRVGARMLGTQARGERLGERLGARRYAALLAARITDPVVDARADLLIVPNLRGVSWVRFSDVETPRRRGYQAAQRALAGMPLARSKTGTETAEETADAVVSA from the coding sequence ATGAGCCGATCCGCTCGGCCGCTCCCCATGGCCCTGGCCTCCGGCTTCAGCCTGGCCCTGGGCGGGGGTGGCGCGCGGGGATTCGCGCACCTGGGCGTGGCCGAGGCGCTCGCCGAGCGAGGCCTCGTCCCGGGGCGCATCGTCGGCACCTCCATGGGGTCGGTCATCGGGGCCGGGCTCGCGGCTGGGCTGACCACGGAGCGGATCGTGGAACTGGCCTCGCGCTTCGACCCGTGGCGGATGGCGCGCCGGCCGGCGCGGCTGGGTATCTTCGACCACCGACCGCTGATGGAGCAGGTGGTGGCCGAGGTCGGCCACCCGCGGATCGAGGACCTGCCCATCCCGTTCGGGGCCGCGACGTTCGACCTGGTGAGCGGGCGGCACGAGCTCATCACCAGCGGGCTGGTCTCCGAAGCGCTGATCCGCAGCTGCGCGATCTCGGTCGTCTTTGCGCCGGTGGCCGACGGTGACGCCATCTGGGCCGATGCCGGGGTGTGGGAGGTGGTGCCCATCTCGCTGGCCCGCGGCCTGTCGTCCGAGCCGGTGGTCGGGGTCCAGGTCATCGCGCCCAAGCCGGGCTGGTTCGCGTCATCGCCCATCGCGTGGTCGCTGCGCGTGGGCGCCCGCATGCTCGGGACGCAGGCGCGCGGGGAGCGCCTGGGGGAGCGGCTGGGCGCGCGCCGCTATGCCGCCCTGCTCGCGGCGCGCATCACGGACCCGGTGGTGGATGCCAGGGCGGACCTGCTGATCGTGCCCAACCTGCGCGGGGTGAGCTGGGTGCGATTCAGCGACGTGGAGACTCCCCGCCGGCGCGGGTACCAGGCCGCCCAACGAGCGCTGGCAGGGATGCCGCTCGCCCGTTCGAAGACCGGCACCGAGACCGCTGAAGAGACCGCCGACGCGGTCGTTTCGGCGTGA
- a CDS encoding PIG-L family deacetylase yields MTGSGPKGGLLLIHAHPDDEVMSTGGTIARAVAEGRRVDLMVCTGGEEGEIHDPDLDPAEAQPRLREIREAELRCSLAALGAAAADSGGVLQEHLLGFRDSGMMGTSPNDHPDSFWRVDLDTVVAGTVAFIRTVRPSVLVHYDEHGGYGHPDHIQAHRLAVAACEAAADPDRYPEAGPPHRIRKRYETAFSRERWLGLMVAMNARGIDLPWNFEDEVVRLAAGREFDQLYPADVEALRQVGEALAEGEPAEGFGTSESQLSTRVDVTGWLDAKRAAMACHRTQRQDLGWALELPEDLQAAALGLEVYVLREWDGARPRDELAETSLFAGV; encoded by the coding sequence GTGACCGGGTCCGGGCCGAAGGGCGGGCTGCTCCTGATCCACGCCCACCCCGACGACGAGGTGATGTCCACCGGCGGGACGATCGCCCGGGCCGTGGCCGAGGGCCGGCGGGTAGACCTCATGGTGTGCACCGGCGGGGAGGAGGGGGAGATCCACGACCCGGACCTCGACCCGGCCGAGGCGCAGCCGAGGCTGCGCGAGATCCGCGAGGCCGAGCTGCGCTGCTCGCTGGCGGCACTCGGGGCGGCGGCCGCCGACTCGGGCGGCGTCCTCCAGGAGCATCTTCTTGGCTTCCGGGACAGCGGGATGATGGGCACGTCGCCGAACGATCATCCGGACAGCTTCTGGCGCGTCGACCTGGATACCGTGGTCGCCGGGACGGTGGCTTTCATCCGTACCGTCCGACCATCGGTCCTGGTCCATTACGACGAGCACGGCGGATATGGGCACCCCGATCACATCCAGGCCCACCGCCTCGCGGTGGCTGCGTGCGAGGCGGCCGCCGACCCGGATCGGTATCCCGAAGCCGGGCCACCGCATCGGATCCGCAAGCGCTACGAGACCGCCTTCAGCCGCGAGCGCTGGCTGGGACTGATGGTCGCCATGAACGCCCGCGGCATCGATCTGCCGTGGAACTTCGAGGACGAAGTGGTCCGCCTGGCTGCCGGGCGCGAATTCGACCAGCTGTATCCCGCTGACGTCGAGGCCCTGCGCCAGGTCGGGGAGGCGCTGGCTGAGGGAGAGCCGGCTGAGGGATTCGGGACCTCCGAGTCGCAGCTCAGCACGCGGGTCGACGTGACCGGCTGGCTGGACGCCAAGCGCGCGGCCATGGCCTGCCACCGCACCCAGCGCCAGGACCTGGGCTGGGCCCTCGAGCTACCCGAGGACCTGCAGGCGGCGGCCCTGGGCCTGGAGGTCTACGTCCTGCGTGAGTGGGACGGCGCTCGGCCGCGGGACGAATTGGCCGAGACCAGCCTGTTCGCGGGCGTCTAG